One genomic region from Haloprofundus salinisoli encodes:
- a CDS encoding 2Fe-2S iron-sulfur cluster-binding protein, with protein sequence MPEYTVEFVGTGESIEVSDTQTILKACIDEGIAQEYSCRVGMCLACSAEIVEGEVTQPAARGLTEEEAEKYALTCMARPQSDLKLDRGKYPPSIESDAQATGDAAAADDD encoded by the coding sequence ATGCCCGAATACACTGTCGAGTTCGTCGGCACCGGCGAGAGCATCGAAGTCTCCGACACGCAGACCATCCTCAAAGCCTGTATCGACGAAGGAATCGCACAGGAGTACTCCTGCCGCGTCGGCATGTGCCTGGCGTGTTCGGCCGAGATCGTCGAGGGTGAAGTCACGCAACCGGCCGCGCGCGGACTCACCGAGGAGGAAGCCGAGAAGTACGCGCTCACCTGCATGGCTCGCCCCCAGAGCGACCTGAAACTCGACCGGGGCAAGTACCCGCCGAGCATCGAGAGCGACGCACAGGCGACGGGCGACGCCGCCGCGGCCGACGACGACTAA
- a CDS encoding acyl-CoA mutase large subunit family protein: MFDPDDLERIRSAKAEWEEETLGPTLERFGEREETFMTDTEGNEVGRLYTPDDIADTDYVDDVGFPGEEPYTRGVYPTMHRGRLWTMRQYAGFGTAAETNERYQYLIDNGQTGLSVAFDLPTQMGYDSDADMAAGEVGKSGVAIDSLRDMETLFEGIPLDEVSTSMTINAPAAVLLAMYVAVGDQQGVDRDQLRGTIQNDIMKEYVARNLYIYPPEQSMRLITDIFDFCASETPKFNTISISGYHIREAGSTAAQEVAFTLGNGIEYVQAAIDAGLDVDEFAPQLSFFFNAHNNVLEEVAKFRAARRMWAKIMEERFGAENPKSKQLKFHTQTGGSTLTAQQVENNIVRVSYQALAAVLGGTQSLHTNGKDEALSLPTEQSVRTALRTQQILAHESGAADTIDPLAGSYYVEALTDEVESDAFDIIDEVDERGGMLDAVKEQWVQRQIQEVAYERQREIEQGERVIVGVNEFKVDEEAHVDIEEVSEEDERRQVESLQELRDDRDTEAVEDALEAIRDAAHGDANLLPLIVDAVKAYATVGEICNVLRDEFEEYHPSSAV, translated from the coding sequence ATGTTCGACCCCGACGATTTGGAGCGGATTCGCTCCGCGAAGGCGGAGTGGGAGGAGGAGACGCTCGGGCCGACGCTGGAGCGGTTTGGGGAGCGCGAGGAGACCTTTATGACCGACACCGAGGGTAACGAAGTGGGCCGGCTCTACACGCCCGACGACATCGCCGACACCGACTACGTCGACGACGTCGGCTTCCCCGGCGAGGAGCCGTACACCCGCGGCGTCTACCCGACGATGCACCGCGGGCGACTGTGGACGATGCGGCAGTACGCCGGCTTCGGCACCGCCGCCGAGACGAACGAGCGCTATCAGTACCTCATCGACAACGGCCAGACCGGTCTCTCGGTGGCGTTCGACCTCCCGACGCAGATGGGCTACGACTCCGACGCCGACATGGCCGCGGGCGAAGTCGGCAAATCGGGCGTCGCCATCGACTCGCTGCGCGACATGGAGACGCTGTTCGAGGGTATTCCGCTGGACGAAGTCTCGACCAGCATGACCATCAACGCGCCCGCGGCGGTGCTCTTGGCCATGTACGTCGCCGTCGGCGACCAGCAGGGCGTCGACCGCGACCAGCTTCGCGGAACGATCCAGAACGACATCATGAAGGAGTACGTCGCGCGCAACCTCTACATCTACCCGCCGGAGCAGTCGATGCGGCTCATCACCGACATCTTCGACTTTTGCGCCTCTGAGACGCCGAAGTTCAACACCATCTCCATCTCGGGCTACCACATCCGCGAAGCGGGGTCGACGGCGGCCCAAGAAGTGGCGTTCACGCTCGGTAACGGCATCGAGTACGTCCAAGCGGCCATCGACGCCGGACTCGACGTCGACGAGTTCGCGCCCCAGCTCTCGTTTTTCTTCAACGCGCACAACAACGTGCTGGAGGAGGTCGCCAAGTTCCGCGCCGCCCGCCGCATGTGGGCGAAAATCATGGAGGAGCGCTTCGGCGCGGAGAACCCCAAATCCAAACAACTGAAGTTCCACACCCAGACCGGCGGGTCGACGCTGACCGCCCAGCAGGTCGAGAACAACATCGTCCGCGTCTCGTACCAGGCGCTCGCGGCCGTCCTCGGCGGGACGCAGAGCCTCCACACCAACGGGAAGGACGAGGCGCTGTCGCTCCCGACCGAACAGAGCGTCCGCACCGCCCTCCGCACACAGCAGATTCTCGCCCACGAGTCGGGGGCGGCCGACACCATCGACCCACTCGCCGGGAGCTACTACGTCGAGGCGCTCACCGACGAAGTCGAGTCGGACGCCTTCGACATCATCGACGAGGTGGACGAGCGCGGCGGGATGCTCGACGCGGTGAAAGAGCAGTGGGTCCAGCGCCAGATTCAGGAGGTCGCCTACGAGCGCCAGCGCGAGATCGAGCAGGGCGAGCGCGTCATCGTCGGCGTCAACGAGTTCAAGGTCGACGAGGAGGCGCACGTCGACATCGAGGAGGTGTCGGAGGAAGACGAGCGCCGGCAGGTCGAGTCGCTGCAGGAGCTGAGAGACGACCGCGACACGGAAGCCGTCGAAGACGCGTTGGAAGCGATTCGGGACGCCGCCCACGGCGACGCGAACCTCCTGCCGCTCATCGTCGACGCGGTGAAGGCGTACGCGACTGTCGGCGAGATCTGCAACGTGCTCCGCGACGAGTTCGAGGAGTACCACCCCAGCAGCGCGGTGTAG
- a CDS encoding transcription factor S — MEFCDECGSMMQTQGDNWVCTKCGHEKLRDQAKEQAMVTTQAQEESEVIESEGGTSGLPTTTAHCPECGNDTAYWYMQQIRSADESETRFFVCTECERKWREDDH; from the coding sequence ATGGAGTTCTGCGACGAATGCGGTTCGATGATGCAGACGCAAGGCGACAACTGGGTCTGTACGAAGTGCGGCCACGAGAAACTGCGCGACCAGGCCAAAGAACAGGCGATGGTGACGACCCAGGCCCAAGAGGAGTCCGAGGTCATCGAGTCCGAAGGCGGCACGAGCGGCCTGCCGACGACGACGGCGCACTGTCCCGAGTGCGGCAACGACACCGCCTACTGGTACATGCAGCAGATTCGTTCGGCCGACGAGTCCGAGACGCGATTCTTCGTCTGCACCGAGTGCGAACGCAAGTGGCGCGAAGACGACCACTGA
- a CDS encoding glycosyltransferase, which produces MNFIFSDQNVGRWELLGILGILSCLFAVLAVLLPQELLVVLLAVGSMATVYYSTTLLIAHHSDRLPGWVGTVPIWLTFLAPLTITTVVVARYWASVTLTLLLLVVALLAVFFYYWFVIPLALYQKFAEQGRSRSVDEWPQLSVLVPAYNEANYIGPCLDALLRADYPREKLEILVVDDGSTDDTFEEAQRRVGDVVTVIRKENGGKHSALNDGLTHASADLIVTIDADSLVAEDALCELVRSFQHHPDAGAVAGNVKISNRESFVTNVQALEYVIGINTFRRAFDLLGIVTVVPGCLGAFRRETLERIHGYSADTLTEDFDATIAVLKQGVPIHHSDAVVYTEAPDTWTDLYNQRLRWFRGNVQTVWKHRHVFLDGQFGLLHRIAFPYVLFSMSVLPALGVAIVSLVVWSLISGSYLHVFGMLMFFVVLQVLLSILAVRVDDDDLSLVWYAPFSIVGYKQFLDAVLIRSLFDVLRRRNLRWTSARRSRQRDVVTTEKGH; this is translated from the coding sequence ATGAATTTCATCTTTTCTGACCAAAACGTCGGTCGGTGGGAGTTACTCGGAATACTCGGGATTCTCTCGTGTCTGTTCGCCGTGCTCGCCGTGCTTCTCCCGCAAGAACTACTCGTCGTCCTTCTCGCGGTCGGGAGCATGGCGACGGTGTACTACTCGACGACACTTCTCATCGCCCACCACAGCGATCGACTGCCGGGGTGGGTCGGAACTGTGCCGATATGGCTCACCTTCTTAGCGCCGCTGACCATCACGACGGTCGTCGTCGCCCGCTACTGGGCGTCCGTCACGCTGACACTCCTGCTCCTCGTCGTCGCTCTCCTGGCGGTCTTCTTCTACTACTGGTTCGTGATTCCGTTGGCCCTCTACCAGAAGTTCGCAGAGCAGGGTCGGTCCCGGTCGGTCGACGAGTGGCCGCAACTGAGCGTTCTCGTCCCGGCGTACAACGAAGCGAACTACATCGGCCCGTGTCTCGACGCGCTCCTCCGCGCCGACTACCCGCGAGAGAAACTGGAGATACTCGTCGTCGACGACGGAAGCACCGACGACACGTTCGAGGAGGCCCAGCGACGCGTCGGCGACGTGGTCACGGTGATTCGCAAGGAGAACGGCGGAAAACACTCCGCGTTGAACGACGGTCTCACCCACGCGTCGGCGGACCTCATCGTCACTATCGACGCCGACTCTCTCGTCGCCGAGGACGCGCTCTGCGAACTCGTCCGCAGCTTCCAGCACCACCCCGACGCCGGTGCCGTCGCCGGTAACGTCAAAATCTCGAACCGAGAGTCGTTCGTCACGAACGTCCAGGCGCTCGAATACGTGATCGGAATCAATACGTTTCGGCGAGCGTTCGACCTTCTCGGCATCGTGACGGTCGTTCCGGGTTGTCTGGGGGCGTTCCGGCGCGAGACGCTCGAACGGATACACGGTTACAGCGCCGACACGCTGACCGAGGACTTCGACGCGACGATAGCGGTGCTCAAACAGGGAGTTCCGATACACCACAGCGATGCCGTCGTCTACACGGAGGCACCCGACACCTGGACGGACCTGTACAACCAGCGACTCCGCTGGTTCCGAGGGAACGTACAGACCGTCTGGAAGCACCGCCACGTGTTTCTCGACGGGCAGTTCGGTCTCCTCCACCGAATCGCGTTCCCCTACGTGCTGTTCTCGATGTCGGTGTTGCCGGCTCTCGGCGTCGCCATCGTCTCGCTCGTCGTCTGGTCTCTGATCAGCGGCAGCTATCTGCATGTGTTCGGCATGTTGATGTTCTTCGTCGTGCTCCAAGTACTGCTGTCGATTCTGGCGGTGAGAGTCGACGACGACGACCTCTCGTTGGTGTGGTACGCCCCGTTCTCGATAGTCGGGTACAAACAGTTTCTCGATGCGGTGTTGATACGGAGTCTCTTCGACGTTCTCCGTCGACGGAACCTCCGGTGGACGAGCGCACGCCGCAGTCGTCAGCGCGACGTCGTGACAACCGAAAAGGGCCACTGA
- a CDS encoding enoyl-CoA hydratase/isomerase family protein gives MSDTVLLDIDADDVATVTVNRPDRLNALNVETLEALLDVLDEAEAADARVVVLTGAGEKAFIAGADISYMQSLSVPEAQAYAELGHRVAERLETFPAPVIAAINGYAFGGGCELALACDLRIASERAVVGQTEIDLGITPGWGGSQRLPRLVGDELARRMIYFGDRVDATDAYDHGLVGDVVAHNELDDVVSTQAAELASKPKFALQTAKETINAVHEEPQGAGLVYERRAWSGLFGTHDQREGMEAFLDKRDPDFE, from the coding sequence ATGTCGGATACCGTACTCCTCGACATCGACGCCGACGACGTGGCGACCGTCACCGTCAACCGACCGGACCGACTCAACGCACTCAACGTCGAGACGCTCGAAGCGCTGCTCGACGTCCTCGACGAGGCCGAGGCGGCCGACGCGCGCGTCGTCGTGCTCACCGGCGCCGGCGAGAAGGCGTTCATCGCCGGCGCGGACATCTCTTACATGCAGTCGCTCTCGGTGCCGGAGGCGCAGGCGTACGCCGAACTCGGCCACCGCGTCGCCGAGCGCCTCGAAACGTTCCCCGCGCCGGTCATCGCCGCCATCAACGGCTACGCCTTCGGCGGCGGGTGCGAACTCGCGCTGGCCTGTGACCTCCGTATCGCGTCCGAACGGGCGGTCGTCGGCCAGACCGAAATCGACCTCGGCATCACGCCCGGCTGGGGTGGCAGCCAGCGCCTGCCGCGTCTCGTCGGCGACGAACTCGCCCGGCGGATGATATACTTCGGCGACCGCGTCGACGCCACCGACGCCTACGACCACGGACTGGTCGGCGACGTCGTCGCTCACAACGAACTCGACGACGTCGTCTCCACCCAGGCCGCCGAACTCGCCTCGAAGCCGAAGTTCGCCCTCCAGACGGCCAAGGAGACGATCAACGCCGTCCACGAGGAACCACAGGGGGCGGGCCTCGTCTACGAGCGCCGGGCGTGGAGCGGCCTGTTCGGCACGCACGACCAGCGCGAGGGGATGGAAGCGTTCCTCGACAAGCGTGACCCCGACTTCGAGTGA
- a CDS encoding peptide ABC transporter ATP-binding protein, with protein MTDTRRPLDVTAELTLTVEGEEVRVVGFGELVVVDAPSLGGAFALLRGAGQLPTEQFGENVRAADVTVDVRVDGVSVARLGPDLRPGYLSRALGVAPARLSLGGVALALLRG; from the coding sequence GTGACCGACACGCGCCGCCCCCTGGACGTCACGGCCGAACTGACGCTGACAGTCGAGGGTGAGGAAGTTCGCGTCGTCGGTTTCGGCGAGTTGGTCGTCGTCGACGCCCCCTCGCTCGGCGGGGCGTTCGCCCTTCTCCGCGGGGCGGGACAACTACCGACCGAACAGTTCGGCGAGAACGTCCGCGCCGCCGACGTCACCGTCGACGTCCGAGTCGACGGCGTGAGCGTCGCCCGTCTCGGACCGGACCTCCGGCCGGGGTATCTCTCCCGAGCGCTCGGCGTCGCCCCCGCCCGCCTCTCGCTCGGTGGAGTCGCGCTGGCGCTGCTCCGCGGCTAA
- a CDS encoding tRNA (adenine-N1)-methyltransferase gives MILLVHGDREYLRGPGDELQTDLGVLTVPEDVSPGDVLETHLGEEFIVRAPRGPDLFNHFERTGAPMMPRDVGLIVGHTGAAAGDRVLDAGTGTGVLSAYLARLGAEVTTFERDPDFADVARENMELAGVAERVDVRTGDLTEELDSLSGFDLLTLDTGDAPEVVAHAPDLLVSGGFVAVYSPFVENSHETVRTAREVGLSGVETLETIQREMDFSDRGSRPSTAGVGHTGYLTFARNE, from the coding sequence GTGATACTCCTCGTCCACGGCGACCGCGAGTATCTGCGCGGCCCCGGCGACGAACTGCAGACCGACCTCGGCGTACTCACCGTCCCCGAGGACGTCTCGCCGGGCGACGTGCTGGAGACGCATCTCGGCGAGGAGTTCATCGTCCGCGCCCCGCGCGGCCCGGACCTGTTCAACCACTTCGAGCGCACCGGCGCACCGATGATGCCCCGCGACGTCGGCCTCATCGTCGGCCACACCGGGGCGGCCGCGGGCGACCGAGTCCTCGACGCCGGCACCGGGACCGGCGTGCTCTCGGCGTACCTCGCGCGTCTCGGCGCGGAGGTGACGACGTTCGAGCGCGACCCCGACTTCGCCGACGTCGCCCGCGAGAACATGGAGCTCGCCGGCGTCGCCGAGCGCGTCGACGTGCGGACCGGCGACCTGACGGAGGAACTCGACTCCCTGTCGGGGTTCGACCTCCTGACGCTCGACACCGGCGACGCCCCCGAGGTGGTCGCTCACGCGCCCGACCTCCTCGTCTCCGGCGGCTTCGTCGCCGTCTACTCGCCGTTCGTCGAGAACTCCCACGAGACGGTCCGGACGGCCCGCGAAGTCGGTCTCTCCGGGGTCGAGACGCTCGAAACTATCCAACGGGAGATGGACTTCAGCGACCGGGGGTCGCGCCCGTCGACGGCGGGCGTCGGCCACACGGGGTATCTGACGTTCGCGCGCAACGAGTAG
- a CDS encoding hydrogenase maturation nickel metallochaperone HypA, translating to MNPFAAIIDRFSENGEATGGPYECRGCGETYPVEYHVCPTCGGYSVESDYEPVAGFHDDSTG from the coding sequence ATGAATCCGTTCGCGGCCATCATCGACCGCTTCTCCGAGAACGGTGAGGCGACCGGTGGACCGTACGAGTGTCGAGGCTGCGGCGAGACGTATCCGGTCGAATATCACGTCTGCCCGACCTGTGGCGGCTACTCCGTCGAGAGCGACTACGAACCGGTCGCCGGGTTCCACGACGACTCGACCGGCTGA
- a CDS encoding DsrE family protein, with amino-acid sequence MDSEHTRRRVLELAGVGTGLALAGCVGGGTDAPASEGDDASPTPNPADSPTETETETETPDPTMSTVFHFTDDESHQEHALGNVSNLLADETIDLDDVVLLVNGSGFKLVLEAQTEHAEKLQELQEQGVSIRACENTMERFSASQDDLVDGVETVPSGVGELTKLQAGDGYAYIKTP; translated from the coding sequence ATGGATTCGGAGCACACTCGGAGACGGGTTCTCGAACTCGCCGGCGTCGGCACCGGCCTCGCGCTCGCCGGGTGCGTCGGCGGCGGCACCGACGCGCCTGCGTCGGAGGGCGACGACGCGTCGCCGACGCCCAACCCGGCCGACTCGCCGACGGAAACCGAGACCGAAACCGAGACTCCCGACCCCACCATGAGCACCGTCTTTCACTTCACCGACGACGAATCGCACCAGGAACACGCGCTCGGCAACGTCAGCAACCTCCTCGCGGACGAGACTATCGACCTCGACGACGTCGTCCTCCTCGTCAACGGATCGGGGTTCAAGCTCGTCCTCGAAGCGCAGACCGAACACGCCGAGAAACTGCAGGAACTCCAGGAGCAGGGCGTGTCGATTCGCGCCTGCGAGAACACGATGGAGCGGTTCAGCGCGTCGCAAGACGATCTCGTCGACGGCGTCGAGACGGTCCCCTCCGGCGTCGGTGAACTGACGAAACTGCAGGCCGGCGATGGCTACGCGTACATCAAGACGCCGTAG
- a CDS encoding nascent polypeptide-associated complex protein: protein MFGGGGMNPRKMKQMMKQMGIDVSELDAEEVVIRTADEELVFSDAQVTQMDAQGQKTYQIVGEPESRALGAGDAGTDETVDVEASDAGGDEIPDSDVEIVATRAGASKEEAREALEAENGDLAAAISRLE, encoded by the coding sequence ATGTTTGGTGGCGGCGGTATGAACCCGCGGAAGATGAAGCAGATGATGAAGCAGATGGGCATCGACGTCTCCGAGCTCGATGCCGAGGAGGTCGTCATCCGAACGGCCGACGAGGAGCTCGTCTTCAGCGACGCGCAGGTGACGCAGATGGACGCGCAGGGGCAGAAAACCTACCAGATCGTCGGCGAACCCGAGTCCCGAGCGCTCGGCGCGGGCGACGCCGGAACTGACGAGACGGTGGACGTCGAGGCGAGCGATGCCGGTGGCGACGAGATTCCCGACTCGGACGTCGAAATCGTCGCGACGCGCGCCGGCGCGAGCAAAGAGGAGGCCCGCGAGGCGCTCGAAGCCGAGAACGGCGACCTCGCCGCGGCGATCTCGCGTCTGGAGTGA
- a CDS encoding rubrerythrin family protein, which produces MDITEFRETVEASKRTELDRLGSSQLLVALTDAELDAESVLGVAARSEAAAYGTFSSWAEDEADGAAREAFESVAEQEADHYERVVAAMDDAGDAAGESVEEAADADSGPMHGYLRGRDDTVSRVAGGMVGRSLLSLRTHTQITSFFVNEADEKRANLFRELKSETRDTLERGLELLADDCESDEEWERARATAEYTIQLAYDDYADALEELGLNPKSVC; this is translated from the coding sequence ATGGACATCACGGAGTTCCGCGAGACGGTCGAAGCGTCGAAGCGAACCGAACTCGATAGATTGGGGTCGAGTCAACTGCTCGTCGCGCTGACCGACGCGGAGTTGGACGCCGAGTCGGTGCTCGGCGTCGCCGCCAGGAGCGAGGCGGCCGCCTACGGGACGTTCTCGTCGTGGGCCGAGGACGAGGCGGACGGCGCGGCCCGAGAGGCGTTCGAGTCGGTCGCCGAGCAGGAGGCCGACCACTACGAACGCGTCGTCGCCGCGATGGACGACGCAGGCGACGCCGCGGGCGAGAGCGTCGAGGAGGCCGCCGACGCCGACAGCGGCCCGATGCACGGCTACCTCCGCGGGCGCGACGACACCGTCTCGCGCGTCGCCGGCGGGATGGTCGGCCGGTCGCTGCTCTCGCTGCGGACGCACACCCAGATTACCAGTTTCTTCGTCAACGAAGCCGACGAGAAGCGAGCGAACCTCTTTCGGGAGCTGAAAAGCGAGACGCGGGACACCCTCGAACGCGGGCTAGAACTTCTCGCGGACGACTGCGAATCAGACGAGGAGTGGGAGCGCGCGCGGGCGACGGCGGAGTACACGATTCAGTTGGCGTACGACGACTACGCCGACGCGCTGGAGGAACTGGGTTTAAATCCGAAATCGGTGTGTTAG
- a CDS encoding creatininase family protein, with protein sequence MYVADRTWPELGEYVAEQSLAVVPLGSTEQHGPHLPLSTDHLIAESLARAATERTGHLCTPTVNVGVSPHHRQFHGTMWVDPPAFRDYMESLTRNLTYHGIDRVVYVNAHGGNTVHLREVGRRLRDDGDAYAIEWMWDESIPELVTDLFEHNGPHGGPKETAMIMHIARELVREGELESARDGGVRSLADADPRKFGARTFYDAADNTENGVLGDQTDATPEKGAEIFEAATDQLVRLLEWLDARPFESLLAKPHVDPQPGSRR encoded by the coding sequence ATGTACGTCGCCGACCGGACGTGGCCGGAACTCGGAGAGTACGTCGCCGAACAGTCGCTCGCGGTCGTCCCGCTGGGTTCGACCGAACAGCACGGGCCGCACCTCCCGCTTTCGACCGACCACCTCATCGCCGAGTCGCTGGCGCGCGCCGCGACTGAACGGACGGGCCACCTCTGCACGCCGACGGTGAACGTCGGCGTCAGCCCCCACCACCGGCAGTTCCACGGGACGATGTGGGTCGACCCGCCCGCCTTCCGCGATTATATGGAGAGCCTCACCCGAAACCTGACGTACCACGGCATCGACCGCGTCGTCTACGTCAACGCCCACGGCGGCAACACCGTCCACCTGCGCGAGGTCGGCCGTCGCCTCCGCGACGACGGCGACGCCTACGCCATCGAGTGGATGTGGGACGAGTCGATCCCGGAGCTCGTGACCGACCTCTTCGAACACAACGGTCCTCACGGCGGCCCGAAGGAGACGGCGATGATCATGCACATCGCCCGCGAGTTGGTCCGCGAAGGCGAACTCGAATCCGCGCGCGACGGCGGCGTGCGGAGTCTGGCCGACGCCGACCCGCGGAAGTTCGGCGCGCGGACGTTCTACGACGCGGCCGATAACACCGAAAACGGCGTGCTCGGCGACCAGACGGACGCAACGCCCGAGAAAGGAGCGGAGATCTTCGAGGCGGCGACAGACCAACTCGTCCGCCTGTTGGAGTGGCTCGACGCCCGGCCGTTCGAATCGCTGCTGGCGAAACCGCACGTCGACCCGCAACCGGGGAGTCGACGTTGA
- a CDS encoding DUF4397 domain-containing protein, which yields MPDSCRRRFLHASGVALLSALAGCGGTLLEDEMPPSTAEPAPGTETPPGTGVSTQGPQSTDGGANLRVVHAVPNAPNIDIVIFGDPALKDETFRQISQYLYLGAEQTDFSLVATGNPNRVFFEDTIDFEVGSYTGIIHGEVGADTDRPIEFRLFEEDLSLPEQGSARVQFVNAAPDSNSLRVVRDDGEETLFDGVDYAQTATATLPAGTHHLDVQRADGGETVTTTEVTLDDRGVYTAFGMGYLTPGDAPTNAPFEVALAEDGD from the coding sequence ATGCCCGACTCATGTCGCCGACGGTTCCTGCACGCCAGCGGCGTCGCCCTCCTCTCGGCGCTCGCCGGTTGCGGCGGAACGCTCCTCGAAGACGAGATGCCGCCGTCTACCGCAGAACCCGCGCCGGGCACCGAGACACCGCCCGGCACCGGCGTCTCGACGCAGGGGCCGCAGTCGACCGACGGTGGGGCGAACCTCCGCGTCGTCCACGCCGTCCCGAACGCGCCGAACATCGACATCGTCATCTTCGGCGACCCGGCGCTGAAAGACGAGACGTTCCGCCAGATCAGTCAGTACCTCTACCTCGGTGCCGAACAGACCGATTTCAGTCTCGTAGCGACCGGGAACCCCAACCGCGTCTTCTTCGAGGACACCATCGACTTCGAGGTCGGAAGCTACACCGGTATTATCCACGGCGAAGTCGGGGCTGACACCGACAGACCGATCGAATTCCGCCTCTTCGAGGAAGATCTCTCGCTGCCGGAACAGGGGAGCGCCCGTGTGCAGTTCGTCAACGCCGCGCCCGACAGCAACTCGCTGCGAGTCGTCCGCGACGACGGCGAGGAGACGCTGTTCGACGGCGTCGACTACGCCCAGACGGCGACCGCCACGCTCCCGGCCGGAACTCACCACCTGGACGTCCAACGGGCCGACGGCGGCGAGACGGTGACCACGACCGAGGTGACGCTCGACGACCGCGGCGTCTACACCGCTTTCGGAATGGGGTATCTCACACCGGGTGACGCGCCGACGAACGCGCCGTTCGAGGTCGCGCTCGCCGAAGACGGCGACTGA
- a CDS encoding MBL fold metallo-hydrolase — MTSDGVTVSPAALAETLRAGERVRVLDVRNRDEAEQWPLGGGDVETTHLPYMQFVQAQAKDEISDLAADFDDDERVVVICGRGESSATVAGALRDHGVDAVNLEEGMRGWARVYHTQELDADTGGATVIQYQRPASGCLAYLVVSGDEAAVVDPLRLFADRYVEDARNRGAELRYAMDTHVHADHVSGVRDVAERSDAAVVVPEGATDRGLAFDAELVGDGDELRVGDVTLEAMHAPGHTTEMTVYRVGNLLVGGDLLFTESVARPDLERGDEGAEEMARQLHRTLSDRVLSLPDETVVAPGHYGDSAEPAEDDTYTATLGELKARLAALSMEEGEFVDYALSRMPPRPNNFEEIVETNLGRGSVDDEAAFELELGPNNCAATAD, encoded by the coding sequence ATGACCTCCGACGGAGTCACGGTCTCCCCGGCGGCGCTGGCCGAGACGCTCCGCGCCGGCGAGCGAGTGCGGGTGTTGGACGTACGAAACCGCGACGAAGCAGAACAGTGGCCGCTCGGCGGCGGCGACGTGGAGACGACGCACCTGCCGTACATGCAGTTCGTCCAGGCGCAGGCGAAGGACGAAATCAGTGACCTCGCGGCTGACTTCGACGACGACGAGCGAGTGGTCGTCATCTGCGGCCGCGGCGAGTCGAGCGCGACGGTAGCCGGGGCGCTCCGCGACCACGGCGTCGACGCGGTGAACCTCGAAGAGGGAATGCGTGGATGGGCGCGGGTGTACCACACCCAAGAACTCGACGCCGACACCGGGGGCGCGACGGTGATTCAGTACCAGCGGCCCGCGAGCGGCTGTCTCGCGTATCTCGTCGTCTCCGGCGACGAGGCGGCCGTCGTCGACCCGCTTCGGCTCTTCGCCGACCGCTACGTCGAGGACGCCCGCAATCGCGGCGCGGAGCTCCGGTATGCGATGGACACCCACGTCCACGCCGACCACGTCAGCGGCGTGCGCGACGTGGCCGAGCGGAGCGACGCGGCTGTCGTGGTCCCCGAGGGAGCGACCGACCGCGGACTCGCGTTCGACGCCGAACTGGTCGGCGACGGCGACGAACTCCGCGTCGGCGACGTGACGCTCGAAGCGATGCACGCGCCGGGACACACTACCGAGATGACCGTCTACCGAGTCGGGAACCTCCTGGTCGGCGGCGACCTGCTTTTCACCGAGAGCGTCGCCCGTCCCGACCTGGAACGCGGCGACGAGGGAGCCGAGGAGATGGCACGACAGCTCCACCGGACGCTCAGCGACCGGGTGCTTTCGTTGCCCGACGAGACGGTGGTCGCACCCGGCCACTACGGCGACAGCGCCGAACCCGCCGAGGACGATACCTACACCGCGACGCTCGGCGAACTCAAAGCCCGATTAGCGGCGCTCTCGATGGAGGAAGGCGAGTTCGTCGACTACGCGCTGTCGAGGATGCCGCCGCGGCCGAACAACTTCGAGGAGATAGTCGAGACGAACCTCGGCCGCGGCTCGGTCGACGACGAGGCGGCGTTCGAGTTGGAACTGGGTCCGAACAACTGCGCGGCGACGGCGGACTGA